The Brevundimonas sp. SORGH_AS_0993 genome segment CGGCCTCGTCCATGGCGTTGTCCAGGACTTCGGCGAACAGGTGGTGCAGGGCTCGTTCGTCGGTGCCGCCGATATACATGCCGGGGCGTTTGCGGACGGGCTCCAATCCCTCCAGCACCTCGATGGAGGAGGCGGAATAGCCGGTCGTCGTCGATGACGGCGCGACCGGCGCGACGAGGGGTGCGGCTGCGGGCGCCGGCGCAGCAGGAGGCGCAGAAGCAACCGGCGCGGGCGTCACGGCAGGCTTGGGCGGCTCGGGCTTGCGAGCGGGAGGTTCGTCGTCAAAGGCGAAGAGATCGGCGGCCATTCACATAGTCTGAGGCGATTCGGGGCCGGTTCTGGTAGGCCCGCGAACGGCCGGGGGCAAGCGCGGCGCGCACCGGGGCGCGGTTGGGCGCCGGATCGAAGGTCACGGCCCGCGCCAGAATGGCCAGCATCAACGACCAGGGCAGGCTGGCGTGGTTCAGCAGCACGCTTTCGGACAGGCTGAGGGCGACGAAGACCGACAGATAGGCGATGCTCCAATAGCCTTCGCGCGTCCCCAGGCCGTTGGTGCGGGCCAGGATCATCACGGCGGCGACGACGATCAGGGCGCCGACGGTGATCGCGCCGGGCCAGCCCAGCTGCACCAGAAGGTCGATCCAGCCGTTGTGCGCCGACGGCACGGGCCACTGGGTCTGGATTCGAATCTCGCGCGCCGGGATGGAATCCACGCCCCAGAAGGCGCTGAAGCCGTAGCCGGTCCAGGGACGTTCGGCCACCTTTCGCATCAGGGCCTCCCAGATCAGGGTGCGGCCGGTCAGAGACGGATCCTTTCCCAGGGCCTGTAGGATGGAGGCCGAGGCGACGTGCCAGACCCAGGCGCCGCCGACGATCCCGACCACGCCGGCCCAGACGGCGACGATGGTGACGACCGCGCCGCCCTGTTTCAAGACCCACCAGCCCCCCACCATGCCGACGCCGATCATCAGGCACAGCAGCGAGGTCTTGGACTGGGTCGCCAGGATCAGCAGGACGGTCAGGGCCAGGGTCAGCAGCGCCGTCCAGGGCCTGCGTCCATTGGCGGCGATCTGGTCGGCCGCCAGACAGGCGGCGGCCGAGACGGCGCCCACCACCATGACCAGGCCCATCTGGTTCTTTTCGTACCACAGGCCGCGCCAGAGGCCGGCGTTGTCGAACTGGTGCACCCCGACCTTGGGATAGGCGAAAACCATGATCAGGCTGCCGACCGCCATGACCAGACAGGCGTGCATCAGGACGCGGGGCAGGGCCGCCCCCCGGAACACCGCGCCCAGATAGACGGCGAAGGCGCTGTTGATCGCCATGGCGATGACGCGGCGGTCGGTGACTTCGGGGTCGATGGACCAGTACTGGGAGACATAGGCCAGGACGATCAGGGCGCCGACCATCAGCCAGGCGGGCCAGGCGCGGATCACCTTGTCGAAGCGGAAGACCAGAAGCCCGGCCGTCACCGCATAGACCGGCAGCCAGATCAGGCGCAGCACCGGCGCCTCGACCTGGGTGGGGGCGATGACGGGGGCGATCAGGGCGCCCGTCAGCATGAAGACGACGAAGCCGGCCGCCCATTGCTCCCACAGGGGCGGGCTGTCCGAATCGACGATCTGATCGGGTGTGTGGCGCACGGCCCGAACGTCGCGTGCGGCGCTTAAGGAAGGGTGAGCGCGGCGGAGAAGGCCGCCAGGCCCCGTTCCAGGTCCGCGATCAGGTCGGCGGGGTCTTCCAGCCCGACATGCAGGCGGATCAGCTCGCCCTCCAGCGTCGTGGGGTGGGTGCGATAGGCCATCTGGTGCGTCTCGTGGGTCATCAGGCTTTCGAACCCGCCCCAGGAATAGCCCAGGCCGAACAGGCCGAGGGCGTCCAGGAAGGCGCGCCCGGCGGCGGCGTTCCCGCCCTTCATGACCAGACCCATCAGGGAGGCGGCGCCGACGAAGTCGCGCGCCCAGAGATCGTGCCCGACCGCGCCGGGCAGGGGCGGATAGAGGACGCGCGCCACCTCGGGCCGGCTTTGCAGCCATTCGGCCACGCGCAGGCCCGAACGCCCCTGTTCGGCATAACGCAGCGGCAGGGTGCGAAGGCCGCGCAGGGCCAGCCAGGCATCGTCCGGCGAAACGTGCCAGCCCAAATCCTCGATCGCTTCGCGGACCGCGTGCAGGCAGGCGATGTCGGTGGCGGCGATCCCGCCCATCAGCACGTCGGAGTGGCCGCCGACATATTTCGTCAGGGCCTGGACGCTGACGTCCACGCCGTGGGCCAGGGGTTTGAAGGCCAGGCCGGCGGCCCAGGTGTTGTCCATGACAGTGCGAACGCCCCGCGCCCGGCAGGCGGCGGCGACGGCGGGAACGTCGATCATCTCGAAGGTCAGGGACGCCGGAGATTCCAGAAGGACCACGCGCGTCCGGTCCCCGACGGCCGCGATCAGGGTTCGGGCGTCCGTATCGGCCGGCAGATAACGGGTCGTGACGCCGCGCGCCGCCTGATAGCGGCCCAGGAACCGCCGGGTCGGGCCATAGACGCCGTCAAGCGCCAGCACCTCGTCCCCGGGGCGGGTCAGGGCCAGAAGGGGCACGGTCACGGCCGCCAGGCCCGACGGAACCAGCAGCGCATCGGACGCGCCCTCCAGATCGGCCAGGGTGGCCCGCAACTGTCGGGCGGCGCTGCCCCCGTCCAGCCCGTAGACCGGACCCTCGGCCTCGTCCCGCATCGCCTCGGCGCGGTCGCTGAGCATGGTCGAGGCGCGTTCGACGGGCGGATTGACCGGACGGCGGCCAAGGCCGCGCCGGGTGGCCGAGGCGATCAGTCGGGTGCGGTCCGAATGGGGCGACATGGCTGTTCCGATGGGTTGCGGATCACGGCCTAAAAGCCTCTAAAGTCTCAAGGGGCGCAAGCGGCGGAGAGGATACGAACGCGATGCGGGTCTTGACCATCGGAGCGATGACGGCGGCCCTGTGGGTCGCAGCCTGCGGCGACCGACCGGCCGCGCCGCCGCCCGAGAAGACCGAGACCCCGACTCGCCCCGTGGCGACGACCG includes the following:
- a CDS encoding O-antigen ligase gives rise to the protein MRHTPDQIVDSDSPPLWEQWAAGFVVFMLTGALIAPVIAPTQVEAPVLRLIWLPVYAVTAGLLVFRFDKVIRAWPAWLMVGALIVLAYVSQYWSIDPEVTDRRVIAMAINSAFAVYLGAVFRGAALPRVLMHACLVMAVGSLIMVFAYPKVGVHQFDNAGLWRGLWYEKNQMGLVMVVGAVSAAACLAADQIAANGRRPWTALLTLALTVLLILATQSKTSLLCLMIGVGMVGGWWVLKQGGAVVTIVAVWAGVVGIVGGAWVWHVASASILQALGKDPSLTGRTLIWEALMRKVAERPWTGYGFSAFWGVDSIPAREIRIQTQWPVPSAHNGWIDLLVQLGWPGAITVGALIVVAAVMILARTNGLGTREGYWSIAYLSVFVALSLSESVLLNHASLPWSLMLAILARAVTFDPAPNRAPVRAALAPGRSRAYQNRPRIASDYVNGRRSLRL
- the metC gene encoding cystathionine beta-lyase; the protein is MSPHSDRTRLIASATRRGLGRRPVNPPVERASTMLSDRAEAMRDEAEGPVYGLDGGSAARQLRATLADLEGASDALLVPSGLAAVTVPLLALTRPGDEVLALDGVYGPTRRFLGRYQAARGVTTRYLPADTDARTLIAAVGDRTRVVLLESPASLTFEMIDVPAVAAACRARGVRTVMDNTWAAGLAFKPLAHGVDVSVQALTKYVGGHSDVLMGGIAATDIACLHAVREAIEDLGWHVSPDDAWLALRGLRTLPLRYAEQGRSGLRVAEWLQSRPEVARVLYPPLPGAVGHDLWARDFVGAASLMGLVMKGGNAAAGRAFLDALGLFGLGYSWGGFESLMTHETHQMAYRTHPTTLEGELIRLHVGLEDPADLIADLERGLAAFSAALTLP